From a region of the Sinorhizobium sp. B11 genome:
- a CDS encoding ROK family transcriptional regulator, with the protein MFNSSQRELLRVISESGPLSRTDLASAIGLSKAAMSGIARELIDRGVLHETETVYGQGRPSVLLDLKPECAFFIGISLLEDPAPMILSDLNGNIIARQQLPYSRDPKVIANAIAYGLPEILRAHPQASSKLAGIGVALSGFVDERQATCVQSTLLGWQDVPLAEIIRHASGVDTFIENDAKAVAVSEKLFGIARDTPNFSVVSLGDGIGCAHVIDGRLYRGNHGGAGEIAHATIEPGGAPCRCGKRGCLDTIASMKAIKEMARAAGLKCTSLSDLEAEASLGTAEAISIIHKAGAALGLAISHLIQMNDPGMILVTHVDGSFDGLFGTVVQQAIEANVLPRYAGQTPIRTRRVDSDVWSRGAASIAAHNFLIGPNIS; encoded by the coding sequence ATGTTCAATTCATCGCAGCGCGAGCTTCTGCGGGTCATAAGTGAGTCCGGTCCCCTCAGCCGGACCGATCTTGCCTCTGCGATCGGGCTCAGCAAAGCGGCGATGAGCGGCATTGCCCGCGAGCTCATTGATCGCGGCGTTCTGCACGAGACGGAAACCGTCTACGGTCAGGGCCGGCCCTCCGTGCTGCTCGACCTGAAACCGGAATGCGCGTTCTTCATCGGCATTTCGCTTCTGGAAGATCCGGCCCCGATGATCCTCAGCGATCTTAACGGCAACATTATCGCCCGTCAGCAGCTGCCCTACTCCCGGGATCCCAAGGTCATTGCCAACGCGATCGCCTATGGCTTGCCGGAAATCCTCAGGGCCCATCCTCAGGCAAGCTCGAAACTGGCCGGCATCGGTGTGGCGCTATCGGGCTTCGTCGATGAAAGGCAGGCAACCTGCGTACAGTCGACCCTGCTCGGCTGGCAGGATGTGCCGCTTGCCGAAATCATCCGCCACGCAAGCGGCGTCGATACCTTTATCGAGAACGATGCCAAGGCGGTTGCCGTCAGCGAAAAGCTCTTCGGCATTGCTCGCGACACCCCGAATTTCTCGGTCGTGTCGCTCGGAGACGGCATCGGCTGCGCCCACGTCATCGACGGCAGGCTTTATCGCGGCAATCATGGCGGTGCGGGCGAAATCGCTCATGCGACGATCGAGCCCGGCGGCGCCCCCTGCCGCTGCGGCAAGCGCGGCTGCCTGGATACGATCGCCTCCATGAAGGCGATCAAGGAGATGGCGCGGGCCGCCGGCCTGAAATGCACGTCGCTATCCGATCTGGAAGCGGAAGCCTCGCTTGGCACAGCCGAGGCGATCTCCATCATCCACAAAGCCGGGGCAGCCCTCGGCCTTGCTATCTCGCACCTGATCCAGATGAACGACCCGGGCATGATCCTGGTGACCCATGTCGATGGCTCGTTCGACGGCCTGTTCGGCACGGTCGTGCAGCAGGCGATCGAAGCCAATGTTCTTCCGCGTTATGCAGGTCAGACCCCGATCCGCACCCGTCGCGTGGATAGCGACGTCTGGTCGCGCGGCGCAGCCAGCATTGCCGCTCACAATTTTCTGATTGGTCCCAATATAAGCTGA